Within the Eucalyptus grandis isolate ANBG69807.140 chromosome 1, ASM1654582v1, whole genome shotgun sequence genome, the region TCAAATCTTCACCCTTTCAGAGCGTGAACCATACAGGCACATACCTGCAATACTGATTGCATCAGAAAGATGGTTTTCAAATTTCACACAATCGATCTCGCCCAGGATGTCGATGTTTCCACTCTGTTTTCGCCACCTAGTCCTCCTCCGTCGTCCAAAGTTTGCCTTCCACTTGGCAACAGCTTAACCCGAGCCATGGCAGTCGTGGGCAGAGCCGCTGAAGGCGTTTCGCGCGGGTTCACTGCCCCTGCCGTCAAGTTTTCTTGCTGGAGGCCGAAGACATCATCCGACCACTCGAATCTCCAATTACTTCGGCCTCAGGTACAGCTTCGCAATTTTACGTACCGGGAGCTGAAAGTCGCGTCTGGCAATTTCAGCGAAGAGAACGTTGTCGGAGAAGGTGGGTTTGGTAAGGTCTACAGAGGAATTTTGCTTGATGGATCTGTCGTGGCAATAAAAAATGTACCCAACTATACGGCCATGCTGAAGTGGAGACTCGTGCTGAAGTGGAGGTTGGGAGTATGGCCAGGCACCGGAATCTGATCCAACTACTCGGCTTTTGCGATTCAACGGAACCACAAAAACCTGTCAAGAAAGGAAAGGCAAGCACAGAACCGGTGGAGCACCTGTTGGTATATCCATTGGCGGTCAAAGGAACTGTGGATTCCCATTTGAGGGAGTGTTCTGCATTGCAACCCCCTCTCGATTGGCCTACCCGGATGCACATTGCCTTAGGAGTGGCGAGAGGGCTCTCGTATCTTCACGAGGATTGCAGTCTTCAGATAATTCACCACGACATAAAGCCTTCGAACATTTTGTTGGATGAGAACTTCGAATCTCTCATTGCGGACTTCGGCTTGGCAAAATTGATGAATCATGAAGATTGGAACCAGCAGATCCAGAAGTTGGAAAGCGCCAGGGCACCACACCAGATGGCTGCTCTGGAAAGATCAACAGAGTTGTACAGAACCCATCGAATATGTGGTACACATGGATTTATACCTCCGGAGTACGCATTACATGGGATGTTCTCGGTAAAGAATGATGTCTTCGCATTTGGGGTGGTGCTCCTCGAGCTCATCTCTGGTCCGAGTGTTCCTGGTTTTCGGCAGCATGGAGCCAGAAAAGGAATCAACGATTTTAAGTCGGTAAAAGTTATTGTGGAACATAACGAGTTGGGATGTCTGATCGATCCGAACATGAGGGGAGACTACGATGAGAAAGAGGCCGAGAAATTAGTCAAACTGGCTCTCTTGTGCGTCCAAGAGTCACCAACAAAACGACCCACAATGTTGGAGGCAGTCCAAGTTCTCAAAGGAAGCAGCTTAAATGACAGATGCGAGAGTGAAAAAGAGGAGATGGTACTTTGTTGATGTATCAAGACGGCACCATCTGTTTTTTCTTAGTTTTGTTTAGTCAGTTTGTTGATGTCTAGTATTCTAGGAGTTAgttaattgttgttttatttGGTCAATCTTATCTTGTAGGAGTAGTTAGCTGGCGTTTTAGTTTGTTGCTGGTTTTGTGGACCAAGCAAGCTGTTAGTGGGCAACGTGGGTTTATGGTTAAGTTTTAGTATGTATTTAagcatttttttagttttttgaatAATATACATAGCTTTTGCTGTCAACTCCTTCTCCGTTCTTTCGAAAACAATACTAGTATAAGAGCTTTCTTGATCTAAGGGGCTGTGAGTGACTTGTGAGATTGATTGAGAGGTGTGTCTGCATCCATACAAGCTAAAAGCAAGATGGATGCAGGATCGAGTGGTTTCTTAGCAATGGCTCCACTAgcatttgatggagaaaattatcaagctTGGGCAGTGAGAATGCGAGCCTATCTAGAGGATTGTGATTTTTGGGAAGCTGTAGAACAAGATTATGAAGTTGCTCCCATTCCTGACAATCCAACCATCAATCAGATCAAGTTTCACAAGGAGAGGACAACAAGGAAAGCAAAGGCAAAGTTTTGTTTATATGCTGCTGTCTCACCTGTCATTTTCAGTAGAATTATGGCTTGTGAATCAGCCAAAGCTATCTGGGACTTCCTCAAAGCTAAGTATCAAGAAGATGAGAGGATCTAAAGAATGAATGGGCTAATTCTGATCACAAAATTCGAGAGACTGTAGATGAAGGAGTCTGAGACAATTAAGGAGTATTCTAATAAGTTGATAAGCATTGCAAATCAGGCAAGATTTCTAGGCACTGACCTCTCTGATAATAGGCTAGTGCAGAAGATTCTTGTCTTCGTGCTTGAAAGATTTGAGGTAACCATTGCCTCTTTGGAGAATACCAAGGATTTGTCTTAGATCAAGTTAACAGAATTGTTAAGTGCTCTACAAGCACAAGAGCGAATGAGGTTAATGAGGTTGGAAGGAAGTACGAAAAGAATTCTGCTAGCCAAAGAACAACAGAATGTAtgaggaaaagtaaaaaagtggaaagggaagaaaggaaatggcAGTAGTGGTTCATAAGCTGTTGTAGGAGAGAACAATGTGGGCAACTCCAAGAACAATTGGGGAAGATATTCCTTGTGTTAGCATtgtggaaaaaagaatcatccaCACTTTAATGTTGGAAGAGGCCAAATGTAAGGTGTAGAAAATGTCATAAGCTTGGACACATTGAGAAGTTCtgcaaagagaagagagatcaGCAGCAAGGTGAGGTACATGTTGCAGTCCAACAAGAGGTAGATCAACTGTTTGTTGCCTCTTGTTTCTCCTCTAGTACTCCAAGTGACAGTTGGCTTGTTGATAGTGGTTGCACAAACCACATGACAAGTGATGAAAAGCTATTTATAGACCTTGACAAGTCATTGAAGTCAAGAGTGAGGATTGAGAATGGGGAGTACTTAGAAGTGAATGGTAAAGAGACTGAAGCAATGGAGAGTCGTGCTGGAACTAAGCTAGTTTTTGATGTGATGTATGTGCTTGAGATTGATAAGAATTTGCTGAGTGTGGGGCAGTTGGTAGAAAAAAGGATTTAAGGTGATATTTGAAGAGGAGAAGTGTTTGATCTTTGACTCACAGAAGATTTTTTCTTTGAATCATCTTGAGAAGGAGCATATGACATTCAAGTGTCAGGCCAATGATTTAGAAATATGGCACAAGAGATTAGGGCACTTTCATCACAAAGGTGTGCTGTTCATGCAGAGGAATGAAATGGCAACTGGGTTACCTAGCCTGGAGGAGCATATCACAAGGTGCAAAGCTTGTTTGCTAGACAAGCAGACAAGACTTCCCTTCAAGGAATCCACTTGGAGAGCTACAGAGAAGCTGTAGCTGATTCATACAGATCTATGTGGTCCATAAGTGACTCATTCACTTAATGGcagcaggtatttcattattttcattgatgattacaCTAGAATGTGCTAGATTTACTTTATGAAGCAAAAGTCAGAAGTTGCTGAGGTATTTCTGAAGTTTAAGAGATGGGTTGAGAATCAAAGTGGTTGCAAGATTTAGGTCATCAAATCTGATAATGGAACAGAATACACTTCACATATGTTTAACTCTTTCTGTAAAGAGGCTGGAATTGAGTATCAGCTTACTGCTCATTACTCTTCATAGCAAAATGGAGTTAGTGAGAGGAAGAATAGAACCATTATGGAGATGACAAGTTGCCTGCTGTATGAGAAGAATCTACCGAAAGAGTTTTGGGTAGAAGCAACAAACACAGTAGTTTTTTTGCTGAATAGACTACCTACAAGGGTATTGGAGAAGAAGACACCCTTTGAAGCTTGGTTTGATGTCAAGCcaattctaagaaatttgaaggtgtTTGGCTATTTATGTTTTTCTCATATTCCACAGGTTAAGAGAGACAAGCTAGGAGAGAAAGTTGAACCTGGGATCTTTGTTGGCTACAGTTTAGTGTCAACAGCTTACAGGATCTATCAACCAAAGATAGGAAAGGTGATCACTAGTAGGGATGTTCAATTCTTGGAAGATGAGAAATGGGACTGGACAAATGAGCCACAAGGCAAGCACAAAGAGGTCTCACTGGAACTTGACGAGCTAGTGGATGATGTTCTAGTTAGAGGTACCAGATCTCggcgatatatatatatatat harbors:
- the LOC104430207 gene encoding BRASSINOSTEROID INSENSITIVE 1-associated receptor kinase 1; the protein is MAVVGRAAEGVSRGFTAPAVKFSCWRPKTSSDHSNLQLLRPQVQLRNFTYRELKVASGNFSEENVVGEVETRAEVEVGSMARHRNLIQLLGFCDSTEPQKPVKKGKASTEPVEHLLVYPLAVKGTVDSHLRECSALQPPLDWPTRMHIALGVARGLSYLHEDCSLQIIHHDIKPSNILLDENFESLIADFGLAKLMNHEDWNQQIQKLESARAPHQMAALERSTELYRTHRICGTHGFIPPEYALHGMFSVKNDVFAFGVVLLELISGPSVPGFRQHGARKGINDFKSVKVIVEHNELGCLIDPNMRGDYDEKEAEKLVKLALLCVQESPTKRPTMLEAVQVLKGSSLNDRCESEKEEMVLC